Proteins co-encoded in one Aspergillus flavus chromosome 2, complete sequence genomic window:
- a CDS encoding putative eukaryotic translation initiation factor subunit: MAQTNGELEHSKETPEQLTNGNHPEETQEEEQNGGLFQISVKLPHEPYKIQVMVSSQEQVQDVRQSIVELPSTFQYTCFHLEFNGKRINDFVELSEVPDLKADSEIVLVEDPYTEKESRMHVIRMRELVGAAGDRVDNLQGISAGLSLHDSISEEAAAGETTEKEHSLSKYDIAGSPSLNTILPKAEAPLPKTVKSISLSPWNPVPYHLRQKGHLLYLQVTTNEGEQFQITSHVSGFFVNKCSNARFDPFPKPMPKKGSAHSLLTLISHLSPSFTTSFEALQEANNKKDLLTTFPFQNAIPNSPWLVAPPSSSVNAHQPDITRSQENYLISGVDNAETLRDWNEEFQTTRELPRDTVQDRVFRERLTSKLFADYNEAAARGAVLVAKGEVAPLNPTEDRDAQIFVYNNIFYSFGADGVGTFASEGGDEAARVAVGKDVVGIKAVNQLDINGLFTPGTVVVDYLGKRIVGQSIVPGIFKQREPGEHQIDYGGVEGKDVVATHPDFVPVFEKLSKALRIKKHAVWDKDGKRHDLEGSVETKGLLGTDGRKYVLDLYRVTPLDVMWQEEEGSDAYPHNMSVLRLELVESYWRHKMSQYVKAEVERRRAAKAVETASKEKSEENAESKEEGSEEKSEEALDQERVDISGFSLALNPDVCSGQIPQTDEEKEQWAQDEKEVRETCDFLRSKVMPELIQDLHDGDVGFPMDGQSLSQLLHKRGINIRYLGKLAQMSKEKGARLDALTLLLVQEMIARAFKHIANSYLRNVAAPFTASCIAHLLNCLLGADVNSNPQADIDASLREIYPEADFSFEKVTPTTLRAEIEKHVSTRYRYTPEPEWFNSLRHLQLLRDISIKLGLQLSAREYAFAKSQLPAKVPATNGASQEEGKKKKKKGGDSKSPARAASPEKPAVSIVPDDIVNIVPLVKDASPRSSLAEEALEAGRISLMQNQKQLGQELILESLSLHEQIYGILHPEVAKLYHQLSMLYYQTDEKEAAVELARKAVIVTERTLGVDSADTILSYLNLSLFEHASGNTKTALVYIKHAMDLWKIIYGPNHPDSITTMNNAAVMLQHLKQYSDSRKWFEASLTVCESLFGRQSINTATILFQLAQALALDQDSKGAVGKMRDAYNIFLSQLGPEDRNTKEAETWLEQLTQNAVSIAKHAKDIQARRLRRINMNTRTLGTKVQPQVGQSAPSASGASSANPSLDSRSIDELLKFIEGGDTSSSRTKQKKRAAASNPKLRGSKKSSA; this comes from the exons ATGGCTCAGACCAATGGGGAGTTAGAGCACTCGAAAG AGACTCCGGAGCAACTTACCAACGGAAACCACCCCGAGGAAACTCaggaagaggagcagaaTGGAG GCCTTTTCCAGATCTCCGTGAAGCTTCCTCACGAGCCTTATAAGATTCAGGTGATG GTGTCAAGCCAGGAGCAAGTTCAAGATGTCCGACAGTCGATTGTCGAGCTTCCAAGCACCTTCCAGTATACTTGCTTCCACCTGGAGTTCAACGGCAAGCGCATCAATGACTTCGTCGAGCTGTCTGAAGTTCCCGATTTGAAAGCTGATTCGGAAATCGTCCTTGTGGAAGACCCATATACCGAGAAGGAATCCCGCATGCACGTTATCCGAATGAGGGAGCTAGTTGGAGCTGCAGGCGACCGTGTCGACAACCTCCAGGGTATCAGCGCCGGTCTGTCGCTGCACGATTCCATCTCCGAGGAAGCCGCTGCTGGAGAGACCACCGAGAAGGAGCACTCGTTGTCTAAATATGACATTGCCGGCTCACCGTCTCTCAACACCATCCTCCCTAAAGCAGAGGCTCCTCTTCCCAAGACCGTTAAGTCGATTTCGCTATCCCCATGGAACCCTGTCCCTTACCATCTCCGTCAAAAGGGTCACCTGCTCTACCTTCAGGTCACCACCAACGAGGGAGAGCAATTCCAGATCACTTCTCACGTTTCTGGCTTCTTCGTGAATAAGTGTTCCAATGCTAGGTTCGATCCTTTCCCCAAGCCCATGCCGAAGAAGGGCAGCGCCCACTCTCTTCTTACTCTGATCTCACATTTGTCTCCTTCTTTCACCACCTCCTTCGAAGCGCTGCAGGAggccaacaacaagaaggacCTTTTGACtactttccccttccagaaTGCTATCCCCAACAGCCCATGGCTCGTTGCTCCTCCTTCGTCCAGTGTGAATGCCCATCAGCCTGATATCACTCGGTCACAAGAGAACTATTTGATCTCTGGTGTCGACAACGCGGAAACCTTGCGAGACTGGAATGAGGAGTTCCAGACCACGCGGGAGTTGCCTCGTGACACCGTTCAGGACCGTGTGTTCCGAGAACGTTTGACCTCCAAGCTATTCGCGGATTATAACGAGGCCGCGGCTCGCGGTGCCGTTTTGGTCGCCAAGGGCGAGGTCGCTCCCCTCAACCCCACTGAGGATCGCGATGCTCAGATCTTTGTGTACAACAATATCTTCTATTCCTTCGGCGCTGATGGTGTCGGCACTTTCGCTTCCGAGGGCGGCGACGAAGCTGCTCGCGTAGCCGTCGGTAAAGACGTTGTAGGTATTAAGGCGGTCAACCAGCTAGATATCAACGGCCTGTTCACACCCGGAACCGTCGTCGTGGACTACCTTGGAAAGCGTATTGTCGGCCAGAGTATTGTGCCTGGTATCTTCAAGCAGCGCGAACCTGGTGAGCACCAGATCGACTACGGTGGTGTTGAAGGCAAGGACGTCGTGGCTACCCACCCCGACTTTGTCCCTGTCTTTGAAAAGCTCTCCAAGGCCCTCCGCATTAAGAAGCACGCTGTCTGGGATAAGGACGGCAAGCGTCATGACCTCGAAGGCAGTGTTGAGACCAAGGGCTTGCTTGGCACAGATGGCAGAAAATATGTGCTCGACCTCTACCGCGTCACTCCTTTGGATGTCATGtggcaggaagaagaaggaagcgatGCCTACCCTCATAACATGTCGGTTCTGAGATTGGAGCTTGTTGAATCCTACTGGAGACACAAGATGAGCCAGTATGTGAAGGCTGAGGTTGAGCGCCGTCGCGCCGCCAAGGCCGTGGAAACCGCTTCTAAGGAGAAGTCTGAAGAGAATGCTGAATCGAAGGAGGAAGGTTCCGAAGAGAAGAGTGAAGAGGCACTGGACCAGGAGCGGGTTGACATCTCTGGGTTCTCTCTTGCCTTGAACCCTGACGTCTGCAGTGGCCAGATCCCTCAGACtgatgaagaaaaggagcAGTGGGCTCAGGACGAGAAGGAGGTCCGTGAGACATGCGACTTCCTCCGTTCCAAGGTGATGCCTGAGCTGATCCAGGATCTGCACGACGGCGATGTCGGCTTCCCCATGGACGGACAATCTCTTAGTCAGCTTCTGCACAAGCGTGGTATTAACATTCGCTACCTTGGCAAGTTGGCCCAGATgtccaaggagaagggcgcCCGTCTGGATGCTTTGACCCTCCTGCTTGTCCAGGAAATGATTGCTCGTGCCTTCAAGCACATTGCCAACAGTTACTTGCGCAACGTGGCCGCGCCATTTACCGCCTCCTGCATTGCCCACCTCCTGAACTGTCTCCTGGGTGCTGATGTCAACTCGAACCCTCAAGCCGATATCGACGCATCTCTGCGGGAGATCTATCCAGAGGCTGACTTCTCTTTTGAGAAGGTTACACCGACAACTTTGCGGGCTGAGATTGAGAAGCACGTCTCTACCCGGTACCGTTACACCCCTGAGCCTGAGTGGTTCAACTCTTTGAGGCACCTGCAGCTTCTTCGTGATATCTCCATCAAGCTCGGTCTTCAGCTTAGCGCCCGCGAGTACGCTTTTGCCAAGTCCCAACTTCCCGCTAAGGTTCCTGCTACCAACGGTGCCAGCCAAGaggaaggcaaaaagaagaagaagaagggcggcGATTCTAAGTCTCCGGCTCGTGCTGCCTCTCCAGAGAAGCCTGCTGTATCCATCGTTCCTGACGACATCGTCAACATTGTGCCTCTGGTCAAGGATGCCTCTCCCCGAAGCTCCCTTGCTGAAGAAGCCCTGGAAGCTGGACGTATCTCCCTCATGCAGAACCAGAAGCAGCTGGGCCAGGAGCTCATTCTGGAATCTCTGTCCCTGCATGAGCAGATTTACGGCATCCTCCACCCAGAAGTTGCCAAGCTCTACCACCAGTTGTCCATGCTTTACTACCAGACtgatgagaaggaagctGCTGTGGAGCTGGCTCGTAAGGCCGTTATCGTCACTGAGCGCACTCTCGGCGTTGATTCGGCCGACACCATCTTGAGCTACCTTAACCTTAGTCTGTTCGAGCATGCCTCTGGAAACACCAAGACTGCTTTGGTTTATATTAAGCACGCTATGGATCTGTGGAAGATTATCTATGGACCTAACCATCCCGattccatcaccaccatgaACAATGCCGCTGTGATGCTGCAGCACCTCAAGCAGTACTCGGACTCTCGGAAGTGGTTCGAGGCTTCATTGACCGTGTGCGAGTCTCTCTTTGGCAGGCAATCCATTAACACTGCAACTATCTTGTTCCAGCTGGCACAGGCTCTTGCTCTTGACCAAGACTCCAAGGGAGCTGTTGGCAAGATGCGCGATGCCTACAACATCTTCCTTAGCCAGCTGGGTCCTGAAGACCGCAACACTAAGGAAGCTGAGACGTGGCTGGAACAGCTCACCCAGAATGCTGTCTCTATCGCCAAGCATGCCAAGGACATCCAGGCTCGCCGCCTGCGCCGTATCAATATGAACACCCGGACTCTTGGTACTAAGGTCCAGCCTCAAGTTGGCCAGTCCGCACCTTCGGCATCCGGAGCCAGTTCTGCCAACCCTTCATTGGACTCGCGAAGCATTGATGAATTGCTGAAGTTCATCGAAGGTGGTGACACCAGCTCCTCGCGGaccaagcagaagaagcgtGCTGCAGCTAGCAACCCCAAGCTTCGTGGCTCGAAGAAGTCATCAGCTTGA
- a CDS encoding putative ferric-chelate reductase gives MSHLLFCLSLVGLSSATVLDKRGGDWAIYEIVNDDLARISLMVLGLMAAFIYVWKMGFRISHHLRRLASFNNSGQRYFRSPHETLSFVKNHVIYAPLFRTRHNREFQLSRAVNMGTLPSRFHAFILIGIIAMNVTVCVVTVPYKKEEDSVAGVIRNRTGTMATVNLIPLVLLAGRNNPLIKLLEVPFDTYNLIHRWLARIVVCETLAHVFAWAIPKAQKIGWSAVGKALGHSNFLLVGLILQATAAFVGLVVHSPSPIRHAFYETFLHLHIVMAALSMGFLWVHLNGLPAQTYLLVAIIFWALERASRLAILLYRNCGRKSTTALVEALPGDAMRITLRMARPWTFQPGQHIYLYIPTVGWWSSHPFSVGWSEAEELVSDEKGLPVTRQDMFGKKHTSLSLLVRRRTGFTNKLFQRALSSPNSQVTLRAFAEGPYGSIHSMDSYGTVVLFAGGVGITHQVPFVRHLVQGYAEGTVAARRVTLVWIIQSPEHLEWIRPWMTSILAMDRRREVLRIMLFVTRPRNTKEIQSPSSTVQMFPGRPNIDTLIGMEVESQVGAMGVLVCGNGGLSDDVRRVCRKRQNQTQVDYIEESFTW, from the exons ATGAGTCACCTACTTTTCTGTCTGTCCCTGGTAGGACTTTCTTCCGCAACTGTTCTTGACAAGCGTGGTGGCGACTGGGCGATCTACGAAATAGTCAATGATGACCTCGCGCGCATCTCGCTCATGGTTCTCGGCCTCATGGCAGCGTTCATCTATGTCTGGAAGATGGGATTCCGGATCTCGCACCATTTGAGACGGTTGGCAAGTTTCAATAACTCAGGACAGCGCTACTTCAGATCGCCCCATGAGACCCTCTCGTTTGTGAAAAACCATGTCATCTATGCCCCGTTGTTCCGCACTCGGCATAACCGGGAATTCCAGCTGTCACGGGCTGTCAACATGGGCACCTTGCCCAGTCGCTTCCATGCCTTTATCCTGATCGGCATTATCGCCATGAACGTGACCGTTTGTGTTGTGACTGTTCCTtacaagaaagaggaggattCTGTTGCTGGGGTCATCCGAAACCGCACCGGCACCATGGCCACGGTGAATCTGATTCCTCTCGTGCTGCTGGCCGGCAGAAACAATCCCCTGATCAAACTGCTCGAGGTACCCTTCGACACCTATAACCTGATCCACCGCTGGCTTGCCCGGATCGTCGTCTGTGAGACGCTTGCCCATGTCTTCGCTTGGGCTATCCCCAAGGCCCAGAAAA TCGGCTGGAGTGCCGTGGGAAAGGCTCTTGGACATAGCAATTTCCTCCTGGTCGGCTTGATT CTGCAGGCCACAGCTGCATTCGTGGGACTCGTAGTACACTCCCCATCTCCAATCCGCCATGCATTCTATGAGACTTTCCTCCACCTGCACATTGTCATGGCTGCGCTCTCAATGGGCTTCCTGTGGGTTCATCTCAATGGGCTTCCAGCGCAGACATACTTGCTCGTTGCCATCATTTTCTGGGCTCTTGAGCGAGCTTCGAGACTTGCTATCCTTCTCTACCGGAACTGTGGCAGGAAATCCACTACGGCCTTGGTGGAGGCCCTTCCAGGGGACGCCATGAGAATCACCCTGAGGATGGCACGTCCTTGGACCTTCCAGCCGGGCCAGCACATCTATCTGTACATTCCTACCGTTGGATGGTGGTCTTCGCACCCGTTCTCCGTCGGTTGGAGCGAGGCGGAAGAGCTCGTTTCTGACGAGAAGGGACTTCCCGTAACTCGGCAAGACATGTTCGGTAAAAAGCACACCAGCTTGTCCCTACTGGTTCGTCGTCGAACCGGCTTTACTAACAAGCTGTTCCAACGGGCCCTGAGCTCTCCCAACAGTCAAGTCACGTTGCGAGCTTTCGCCGAGGGACCCTATGGCAGTATTCATTCCATGGACTCCTACGGTACAGTTGTTCTGTTCGCGGGTGGTGTCGGAATCACCCACCAAGTACCATTTGTGCGCCATCTGGTCCAGGGATATGCAGAGGGCACCGTTGCGGCACGGCGCGTGACTCTCGTTTGGATTATTCAATCCCCAGAACACCTCGAATGGATTCGCCCGTGGATGACCAGCATCTTGGCCATGGATCGCCGCCGAGAGGTTCTGCGTATCATGTTGTTCGTCACCCGTCCCCGTAACACTAAAGAAATCCAGAGCCCAAGCTCCACGGTTCAGATGTTCCCCGGCCGACCAAACATCGACACTCTTATCGGAATGGAGGTTGAGTCCCAAGTGGGCGCAATGGGTGTGCTTGTTTGTGGAAATGGGGGCCTTAGTGACGACGTCCGGCGAGTCTGCCGCAAGCGACAGAACCAAACGCAGGTCGACTACATCGAGGAAAGTTTCACCTGGTAG
- a CDS encoding glutathione S-transferase — protein MSQPDITLYTCQTPNGIKISIALEELGLPYKVEKIDISKNTQKEPWFLEINPNGRIPALTDTFSDGQKIRLFESGGILTYLAEQYDKDYKISYPKGTREYYEMTNWLYFQNAGVGPMQGQANHFVRYAPERIEYGMTRYTNETRRLYGVLDKHLASSKSGYLVGDHISLADISHWGWVAAAGWAGVDIEEFPHLKAWEERMAAREGVEKGRHVPSPHTIKERLKDQKTMEEDAAQARQWIMQGMKADAKH, from the exons ATGAGCCAACCCGATATCACTTTGTACACCTGCCAGACTCCCAATGGAATCAAGATCTCCATTGCGCTAGAAGAGCTGGG ACTTCCCTATAAGGTAGAGAAGATTGATATAAGCAAGAACACCCAGAAAGAGCC CTGGTTCCTTGAGATCAACCCCAATGGCCGCATTCCTGCTCTGACCGACACGTTCTCTGATGGTCAAAAGATTCGTCTGTTCGAATCTGGCGGCATCCTCACCTACCTTGCCGAGCAATATGACAAGGACTACAAGATCTCTTACCCTAAGGGTACTCGCGAGTACTACGAAATGACAAATTGGTTGTACTTCCAGAACGCCGGTGTCGGCCCCATGCAAGGTCAGGCAAACCACTTCGTGCGCTATGCACCCGAGCGCATTGAATACGGCATGACTCGTTACACCAATGAGACGAGGCGGCTGTACGGCGTTCTCGATAAGCACCTTGCCAGCTCCAAGTCAGGTTACCTCGTCGGTGACCACATCTCGCTTGCGGATATTTCGCACTGGGGATGGGTTGCGGCTGCTGGGTGGGCAGGTGTCGATATTGAAGAGTTCCCGCACTTGAAGGCATGGGAGGAGCGTATGGCCGCTCGCGAGGGCGTCGAGAAGGGTCGTCATGTTCCGTCGCCTCATACTATTAAGGAGCGTCTTAAGGACCAGAAAACTATGGAAGAGGACGCAGCTCAAGCCCGGCAGTGGATTATGCAGGGCATGAAGGCTGACGCTAAGCACTAA
- a CDS encoding branchpoint-bridging protein (zinc knuckle splicing factor Zfm1) has translation MAWRNQGVTGSNNVPLGRRRFGGDDAAEEESRTATPSSVVGEHKRGRSPVRADPPVDGVKKRKKRNRWGDAQENKAAGLMGLPTMIMANFTNEQLEAYTLHLRIEEISQKLRINDVVPADGDRSPSPPPQYDNFGRRVNTREYRYRKRLEDERHKLVEKAMKTIPNYHPPSDYRRPTKTQEKVYVPVNDYPEINFIGLLIGPRGNTLKKMETESGAKIAIRGKGSVKEGKGRSDAAHASNQEEDLHCLIMADTEEKVNKAKKLVHNVIETAASIPEGQNELKRNQLRELAALNGTLRDDENQACQNCGQIGHRKYDCPEQRNFTANIICRVCGNAGHMARDCPDRQRGTDWRNNGGYGGGGGRRAIGQGDAVDREMEQLMQELSGGAPGEDGGIPRRIEAGPDQGYDDRDAKPWQRGPPPSDVAPWQQRGRDNRSRDDYGSRDQGSAPPWAQSSRGGDYGYGSQGGYGAPGAAPWQQQQQAPPPPPGGQAAYGYGAYGGYAPPVPGMGAPGASSSSMGVPPPPPGMPPMYYGSGGSPPPPPPPPGEGPPPPPPSEQPPPPPPPA, from the exons ATGGCCTGGCGTAATCAAGGAGTCACAGGCTCCAACAACGTCCCTCTGGGCCGGAGACggtttggtggtgatgatgccGCAGAGGAGGAGAGCCGTACAGCAACCCCTTCGTCTGTTGTCGGGGAGCACAAACGTGGCAGAAGTCCTGTCCGAG CTGACCCTCCAGTTGACGGggtcaagaagcgcaagaagcgCAACCGTTGGGGCGATGCGCAAGAGAACAAGGCTGCCGGTCTCATGGGCTTGCCCACGATGATCATGGCAAACTTTACCAATGAGCAGCTTGAGGCTTATACGCTTCATCTCCGTATTGAGGAGATCAGCCAAAAGCTCCGCATCAACGATGTCGTCCCAGCGGATGGTGACAG GTCTCCGTCGCCTCCTCCGCAGTACGATAACTTTGGCAGACGTGTAAACACTAGAGAATACCGTTACCGGAAGCGCCTTGAGGATGAGCGGCACAAGCTCGTCGAGAAGGCCATGAAGACCATTCCTAACTACCACCCACCTTCTGACTACAGACGTCCTACCAAGACTCAGGAGAAGGTCTACGTTCCAGTGAATGACTATCCAGAAATTAACTTCA TTGGCTTACTCATAGGACCTCGTGGTAATaccttgaagaagatggaaaccGAATCCGGTGCCAAGATTGCTATTCGTGGCAAGGGCTCCGtcaaggaaggaaagggacGATCTGACGCCGCTCATGCTAGCaaccaggaagaagacctCCATTGTTTGATCATGGCAGACACTGAAGAAAAGGTTAACAAGGCAAAGAAACTAGTGCATAACGTTATTGAGACG GCTGCTTCAATTCCCGAAGGTCAGAACGAGCTCAAGCGGAACCAGCTTCGAGAACTTGCCGCTCTTAACGGTACTCTGCGTGACGATGAGAACCAGGCTTGCCAAAACT GTGGTCAAATCGGACATCGCAAGTATGACTGTCCAGAACAGCGCAACTTTACCGCCAACATCATCTGTCGTGTTTGTGGCAACGCTGGTCACATGGCTCGTGATTGTCCTGACCGCCAGAGAGGCACCGATTGGCGTAACAATGGTGGTtacggtggtggtggtggccgTAGAGCTATTGGTCAAGGCGACGCCGTCGACCGTGAGATGGAG CAACTCATGCAAGAGTTGTCTGGAGGAGCTCCGGGTGAAGATGGCGGCATCCCTCGCCGCATCGAAGCCGGTCCCGATCAGGGTTACGACGACCGTGATGCGAAGCCGTGGCAGCGTGGGCCACCGCCCAGTGATGTGGCTCCTTGGCAGCAGAGAGGCCGAGACAACCGCTCCCGTGACGACTATGGATCGCGTGACCAGGGAAGCGCACCCCCATGGGCTCAGAGCAGCCGTGGAGGCGATTATGGATATGGCTCGCAGGGCGGCTACGGAGCCCCTGGAGCTGCACcctggcagcagcagcagcaagcccCTCCGCCCCCTCCGGGTGGACAGGCTGCGTATGGCTATGGCGCTTATGGTGGATACGCtcctcctgttcctggcATGGGCGCACCGGGGGCTTCTTCCTCTAGCATGGgagttcctcctcctccaccgggCATGCCACCTATGTACTACGGCTCTGGTGGCAgcccaccaccgccaccccctcctcctgGTGAAGGACCACCACCTCCT CCCCCGAGTGAgcaacctcctcctcctcccccacccGCTTAA